A portion of the Citrobacter rodentium NBRC 105723 = DSM 16636 genome contains these proteins:
- a CDS encoding fimbria/pilus outer membrane usher protein, which yields MVVWSRQLSGVLMTAFLTTTGVCRAESGDDALPPPPDARAIDQQAVFHLVLIVNHYDTQQVVPVIQRAGDYYVASADLQHAGLPAGKLPAGEVNVSRLPQVNVSYDSSGQRLLLSVPRDWLPERGTPFGGETPAHEARNGSGALLNYDFYTSSTQDGDSQASVWHELRLFNDAGALSSTGYVRQNLAGDEDWQDGYVRYDTVFTATREENATQWRVGDVITDALSWSNSVRVGGIAWGRDFSLRPDLVTWPLPEFSGEAAVPTAVDLFINGYRAGSTELQPGPFTLTNLPYINGAGDAVLVTRDALGRQVSTTLPFYVASNLLKTGVSDGAVTLGSLRRNYGVDNFDYGPAAGSASYRYGVNDYLTLEGHGEGAEELALGGAGALVKLGRFGVVNGAWTESRMRGRQGNQLNWGYQYSTAAFSVATQHSRRERGFGNLALYDQSALVDDDNQPLASLSQRSDQYALTFNMGSFGNIGAAWIGIRSFDAQKTELLNLSWSRSLWRSSSIYLAASRDNQQGEWTLAMSVQIPLGERDSAAVTMEKTPDAGQTQRINYNHAMPTDGGFSWNLAWARQTQARNYQQATLGWRNNNVELQGGTWGENNAMTWWGEALGSLVLMENQLFAANKINDAFVLVSTDGQPGVPVNYENQPVGATNDNGYLLISGVSAYYPARYSIDTLRLPADTRLRETERKVALRRQSGFLVDFPMEQTRVASVILHDEHGQPLPLASQVLRDNGTSAVVGYEGIVWLENLNKVNPLQVIAPDGQRCTATLTLTPNPQHKLQTYGPLVCRGGMQ from the coding sequence ATGGTTGTCTGGTCCCGCCAACTGAGCGGCGTGCTGATGACGGCTTTTCTGACCACCACCGGCGTCTGTCGCGCTGAGTCAGGAGATGATGCGCTACCGCCTCCGCCGGATGCACGGGCTATCGACCAGCAGGCGGTTTTCCATCTGGTGCTGATTGTTAACCATTACGATACGCAGCAGGTGGTCCCCGTGATTCAGCGGGCGGGCGATTACTATGTCGCCAGCGCCGACCTTCAGCATGCGGGGCTTCCTGCCGGCAAACTTCCTGCGGGCGAGGTGAACGTTTCACGTCTGCCGCAGGTAAACGTCAGCTATGACAGCAGCGGACAGCGTCTGCTGCTCAGCGTACCGCGCGACTGGTTGCCGGAACGCGGTACGCCGTTTGGCGGAGAAACCCCGGCGCATGAGGCGCGAAACGGCAGCGGAGCGCTGCTGAATTATGATTTTTACACCAGCAGCACGCAAGACGGCGACAGCCAGGCCTCTGTATGGCATGAGCTGCGCCTGTTTAATGATGCGGGGGCGCTCTCCTCCACGGGGTATGTGCGGCAGAATCTGGCGGGAGACGAAGACTGGCAGGATGGCTATGTGCGTTACGATACCGTATTCACCGCCACCCGTGAGGAAAATGCCACCCAGTGGCGGGTGGGCGATGTGATCACCGATGCCCTGAGCTGGAGCAACAGCGTCCGCGTCGGCGGGATAGCGTGGGGGCGCGATTTCTCTTTACGCCCGGACTTGGTTACCTGGCCCCTACCGGAATTTTCCGGCGAAGCGGCGGTGCCAACCGCCGTCGATCTGTTTATTAACGGTTATCGGGCCGGTTCGACTGAACTACAGCCCGGACCGTTCACGCTGACCAATCTTCCTTATATTAACGGCGCGGGCGATGCGGTGCTGGTCACCCGCGATGCGCTCGGCAGGCAGGTGAGTACCACTTTGCCGTTCTATGTCGCCAGCAATCTGTTGAAAACCGGCGTCAGCGATGGCGCCGTAACCCTCGGCAGCCTGCGGCGAAATTACGGGGTCGATAACTTTGACTATGGTCCGGCGGCGGGCAGCGCGAGCTATCGCTACGGCGTGAATGATTATCTGACCCTTGAAGGGCATGGGGAAGGGGCCGAAGAGCTGGCGCTGGGCGGCGCGGGCGCGCTGGTAAAGCTGGGGCGTTTCGGAGTCGTAAACGGCGCCTGGACGGAAAGCCGGATGCGCGGCAGGCAGGGGAATCAGCTTAACTGGGGATATCAGTACAGTACCGCCGCATTCAGCGTGGCGACGCAGCATTCCCGGCGTGAGCGTGGGTTTGGCAATCTTGCGCTGTATGACCAGAGCGCGCTGGTGGACGACGACAACCAGCCGCTGGCCTCATTAAGCCAGCGCAGCGATCAGTATGCGTTAACCTTTAATATGGGCAGCTTCGGCAATATCGGCGCGGCGTGGATTGGCATCCGTAGTTTCGACGCGCAAAAGACGGAGCTACTGAATCTCTCCTGGAGCCGCAGCCTGTGGCGCAGCAGCAGTATCTATCTGGCGGCAAGCAGGGATAACCAGCAGGGGGAGTGGACGCTGGCGATGTCGGTGCAGATCCCATTGGGCGAGCGGGACAGCGCGGCAGTCACCATGGAGAAAACGCCGGATGCCGGGCAGACGCAGCGTATTAACTACAACCACGCGATGCCGACCGATGGCGGGTTCAGCTGGAATCTGGCCTGGGCGCGGCAGACTCAGGCGCGAAACTATCAGCAGGCGACGCTGGGATGGCGCAACAATAACGTAGAGTTACAGGGCGGCACCTGGGGTGAAAACAACGCCATGACCTGGTGGGGCGAGGCGCTGGGCTCGCTGGTGCTGATGGAAAACCAGCTGTTCGCCGCCAATAAGATCAATGATGCGTTTGTGCTGGTGAGCACCGACGGTCAGCCGGGCGTGCCGGTCAACTACGAAAACCAGCCGGTCGGCGCAACAAACGACAACGGTTATCTGCTGATCAGCGGCGTCTCTGCATACTATCCCGCACGTTACAGCATTGATACCCTCAGGCTGCCCGCCGATACCCGTCTGCGGGAGACTGAACGCAAAGTGGCCCTGCGCCGCCAGAGCGGTTTTCTGGTTGATTTTCCGATGGAACAGACGCGGGTGGCGAGCGTCATTCTCCATGATGAACACGGCCAGCCGCTTCCGCTGGCAAGCCAGGTGCTGCGGGATAACGGCACGTCGGCGGTGGTGGGGTATGAGGGGATTGTCTGGCTGGAAAATCTCAACAAGGTTAACCCTCTGCAGGTGATAGCGCCGGATGGACAGCGCTGCACGGCGACCCTGACTCTGACGCCAAATCCTCAGCATAAGCTGCAAACCTACGGACCGCTGGTCTGCCGCGGGGGGATGCAATGA
- a CDS encoding Csu type fimbrial protein, whose amino-acid sequence MSCRALLLLLLLFAAPEAWAACRVSTTNGAFGSVSSFTVNSTEQSTSASLVVQCDVVLGLLNNDTITLTYTGATVSASNRATLKRSDNATVTDVIPVRMCAQSACASNNEIAIGGSYTWSGSSLLALLGSSRFTLPLYFRTSTGQQVSAGPYQVTLNFNVAYNVCQIGALGLCGTAQTGTVASSLQLNLTVTNDCITINAPNVNFGSAPLAKDFPAVSQAVSITCTKGSSYTVGINNGSYAAGSARNMASGSNRLSYEIYKASTTNRWGSVGSERWASSASSSASSDGLLRTYNYTARVLPAQTTPPAGTYTDTVVVDIAF is encoded by the coding sequence ATGAGTTGCCGCGCGCTGTTGCTCCTGCTGTTATTGTTTGCCGCGCCGGAGGCGTGGGCGGCCTGTCGGGTGAGCACCACCAACGGCGCGTTTGGCAGTGTCTCATCGTTTACCGTCAACAGCACGGAGCAGTCCACCAGCGCCAGTTTAGTCGTGCAGTGCGATGTTGTGCTGGGACTGCTGAATAACGACACGATCACGCTTACCTATACCGGGGCGACGGTCTCCGCCAGCAACCGGGCAACCCTGAAGCGCAGCGATAACGCCACGGTGACCGATGTGATTCCGGTACGCATGTGCGCTCAGTCCGCTTGCGCCAGCAACAACGAGATAGCGATTGGCGGCAGTTATACCTGGAGCGGCAGCTCGCTGCTGGCGTTGTTAGGATCATCGCGATTCACGTTGCCGCTTTACTTTCGCACCAGCACCGGCCAGCAGGTCAGCGCCGGACCGTATCAGGTCACGCTCAATTTCAACGTCGCTTATAACGTATGTCAGATTGGGGCGCTGGGGCTGTGCGGCACTGCGCAAACCGGCACCGTCGCGTCGAGCCTGCAACTCAATCTCACGGTCACCAATGATTGCATTACCATCAATGCGCCGAACGTCAATTTTGGCAGCGCGCCGCTGGCGAAAGATTTTCCGGCGGTTTCGCAGGCGGTTTCCATCACCTGCACCAAAGGCAGTAGCTATACGGTGGGGATAAATAACGGCAGTTACGCCGCCGGTAGCGCGCGCAATATGGCGAGCGGCAGTAATCGCCTGAGCTACGAGATTTATAAAGCCAGCACCACCAATCGTTGGGGCAGCGTCGGCAGCGAACGCTGGGCCAGCAGCGCGTCATCATCCGCCAGCAGCGACGGTCTGCTGCGCACTTATAACTACACCGCCAGAGTTTTGCCTGCTCAGACAACGCCGCCAGCGGGAACCTACACCGACACGGTAGTGGTGGATATCGCCTTCTGA
- the tar gene encoding methyl-accepting chemotaxis protein II, with protein MFNRIRVVTMLMMVLGVFALLQLISGGLLFSSLQQNQDSFIVSNSLRQQQSELTSTWDLMLQTRINLSRSSARMMMDVENQQSSAKTELLANAKATLAQAAAHYNNFKAIAPHPDMAEASKDVDEKYRTYYTALAELVQFLENGNMDAYFAQPTQSMQHALDETLDKYATASEKLYRHEFDESARDYRFAQWQLGILSVVLASILVVAWYGIRQILLNPLGRVIVHIREIASGNLTNTLTVAGRNEIGELASTVSHMQRSLVATVAEVREGSDAIYAGTSEIAAGNTDLSSRTEQQASALEETAASMEELTATVKQNADNARQASQLALSASETAKHGGKVVDNVVKTMHDIADSSKKIADITSVIDGIAFQTNILALNAAVEAARAGEQGRGFAVVAGEVRNLASRSAEAAKEIKALIDDSVSRVDTGSALVESAGDTMHDIVDAVTRVTDIMGEIASASDEQSRGIDQVALAVAEMDRVTQQNASLVQESAAAAAALEDQASRLTRAVSAFRLAAGSRTAKAGEERAVASGPRAAQKPSVNTEPNTHWETF; from the coding sequence ATGTTTAACCGTATTCGCGTGGTCACAATGCTGATGATGGTGCTGGGAGTTTTTGCACTGCTACAGCTTATATCCGGTGGTTTGTTGTTTTCATCGTTACAGCAGAATCAGGACAGTTTTATTGTTTCCAATAGTTTGCGCCAGCAGCAAAGTGAACTGACCTCAACATGGGATCTGATGCTGCAAACGCGTATTAACCTCAGCCGCTCCTCCGCGCGCATGATGATGGACGTGGAGAACCAGCAGAGCAGTGCGAAAACCGAGCTGCTGGCAAATGCGAAAGCGACTCTCGCGCAGGCGGCGGCGCATTACAACAATTTCAAAGCGATTGCCCCGCACCCTGACATGGCGGAAGCCAGCAAAGATGTCGATGAAAAATATCGTACCTACTATACGGCGTTAGCGGAACTGGTGCAGTTCCTGGAAAATGGCAACATGGATGCTTACTTCGCTCAGCCGACGCAGAGTATGCAACACGCGCTTGACGAGACACTGGACAAATACGCCACCGCCAGTGAAAAACTCTATCGTCACGAGTTTGACGAAAGCGCGCGCGATTATCGTTTCGCCCAGTGGCAGCTCGGCATCCTGTCGGTAGTGCTGGCGTCGATTCTGGTGGTGGCGTGGTACGGCATTCGTCAAATCCTGCTCAATCCACTGGGTCGCGTGATTGTCCATATTCGTGAAATCGCCAGCGGCAATTTAACCAACACCCTGACCGTAGCCGGGCGCAATGAGATTGGCGAACTGGCAAGCACCGTTTCGCACATGCAGCGTTCGCTGGTGGCGACGGTGGCGGAGGTTCGCGAAGGTTCTGATGCCATCTATGCCGGCACCAGCGAGATTGCCGCGGGCAATACCGATCTCTCCTCTCGTACCGAGCAGCAGGCTTCAGCGCTGGAGGAAACCGCCGCCAGCATGGAAGAGCTGACCGCAACGGTTAAACAGAACGCCGACAACGCCCGTCAGGCGTCGCAGCTGGCGCTGAGCGCCTCGGAAACCGCCAAACACGGCGGCAAGGTGGTGGATAACGTCGTCAAAACGATGCACGACATCGCCGACAGCTCGAAGAAAATTGCCGACATCACCAGCGTTATTGACGGGATCGCTTTCCAGACCAACATCCTGGCGCTGAACGCGGCGGTGGAAGCGGCGCGCGCCGGTGAGCAGGGGCGCGGCTTTGCGGTGGTCGCCGGAGAGGTGCGTAATCTCGCCAGCCGCAGCGCCGAGGCGGCAAAAGAGATTAAAGCGCTGATCGATGACTCTGTCTCCCGGGTGGATACCGGTTCGGCGCTGGTTGAAAGCGCGGGTGACACCATGCATGACATCGTCGATGCGGTGACGCGGGTCACCGACATCATGGGAGAAATCGCCTCGGCGTCCGATGAGCAGAGTCGTGGCATCGATCAGGTGGCGCTGGCGGTTGCGGAGATGGATCGCGTCACCCAACAAAACGCCTCGCTGGTTCAGGAGTCCGCTGCCGCTGCCGCCGCGCTGGAAGATCAGGCCAGCCGCTTAACGCGAGCGGTGTCGGCATTCCGCCTTGCCGCCGGATCCCGGACGGCAAAAGCCGGAGAAGAACGCGCCGTTGCTTCTGGGCCCCGCGCGGCGCAGAAGCCATCGGTAAATACAGAGCCCAATACGCACTGGGAAACATTTTAA
- the cheR gene encoding protein-glutamate O-methyltransferase CheR, with protein MTSSLPGGQTSLLLQMTQRLALSDAHFRRICQLIYLRAGIVLADHKRDMVYNRLVRRLRTLGLDDFGRYLSMLEANQSSAEWQAFINALTTNLTAFFREGHHFPVLAEHARRRNGEYRVWSAAASTGEEPYSIAITLADTLGTAPGRWRVFASDIDTEVLEKARSGIYRHDELKTLSPQQLQRYFMRGTGPHEGLVRVRQELASHVEFAGVNLLDKQYNVPGPFDAIFCRNVMIYFDKSTQQDILRRFVPLLKPDGLLFAGHSENFSNLVRDFSLRGQTVYALSKDKA; from the coding sequence ATGACATCATCTCTGCCCGGCGGGCAAACGTCATTATTGTTACAGATGACACAGCGCCTTGCGCTGTCTGACGCGCATTTTCGTCGGATATGTCAGTTAATCTATCTGCGCGCAGGGATCGTGCTGGCGGACCATAAGCGGGATATGGTTTACAACCGTCTGGTTCGCCGTCTGCGTACCCTGGGGCTGGACGACTTTGGCCGCTATCTCAGTATGCTGGAGGCGAACCAGAGCAGCGCGGAATGGCAGGCATTTATCAACGCCCTGACCACTAACCTGACCGCTTTTTTTCGCGAAGGCCACCATTTTCCGGTGCTGGCGGAACATGCCCGTCGGCGTAACGGCGAGTACCGGGTCTGGAGCGCGGCGGCTTCTACCGGCGAAGAGCCATACAGCATCGCCATTACGCTGGCCGATACGCTCGGCACCGCGCCGGGGCGCTGGCGGGTGTTCGCCAGCGATATCGACACCGAAGTGCTGGAAAAAGCCCGTAGCGGCATCTATCGCCACGACGAGCTGAAAACCCTGTCGCCGCAGCAGCTTCAGCGCTACTTCATGCGCGGCACCGGTCCCCATGAAGGGCTGGTGCGCGTGCGCCAGGAGCTGGCGAGCCATGTAGAGTTCGCCGGGGTTAATCTGCTTGATAAGCAGTACAACGTGCCGGGACCGTTCGACGCCATTTTCTGTCGTAACGTGATGATCTACTTTGATAAGTCGACGCAGCAGGACATCCTGCGTCGTTTTGTTCCTCTCCTGAAGCCTGACGGCCTGCTGTTTGCCGGGCATTCAGAGAACTTTAGCAACCTTGTGCGCGATTTTAGCCTGCGCGGACAGACGGTGTATGCGCTGAGTAAGGATAAAGCATGA
- a CDS encoding protein-glutamate methylesterase/protein-glutamine glutaminase codes for MSKIRVLSVDDSALMRQIMTEIINSHSDMEMVATAPDPLVARDLIKKYNPDVLTLDVEMPRMDGLDFLEKLMRLRPMPVVMVSSLTGQGSEITLRALELGAIDFVTKPQLGIREGMLAYSETIAEKVRTASRARLAAHKPVAAPATLKAGSLLSSEKLIAIGASTGGTEAIRHVLQPLPLNCPAVIITQHMPPGFTRSFAERLNKLCQIGVKEAEHGERVLPGHAYIAPGDKHMELARSGANYQIKIHDGPPVNRHRPSVDVLFHSVAIHAGRNAVGVILTGMGNDGAAGMLAMRQAGAWTIAQNEASCVVFGMPREAINMGGVSEVVDLSQVSQQMLAKISAGQAIRI; via the coding sequence ATGAGTAAAATCAGGGTGTTGTCGGTAGATGATTCGGCGCTCATGCGTCAGATCATGACCGAAATTATAAACAGCCACAGCGATATGGAAATGGTGGCGACTGCTCCGGATCCGCTCGTTGCCCGCGATTTAATCAAGAAATATAACCCGGATGTCCTGACGCTCGATGTTGAAATGCCGCGCATGGACGGCCTCGATTTCCTCGAAAAACTGATGCGCCTGCGTCCGATGCCGGTGGTGATGGTCTCTTCGCTGACCGGCCAGGGTTCAGAGATTACTCTGCGGGCGCTGGAGCTGGGGGCGATTGATTTCGTCACCAAACCGCAGCTGGGGATCCGCGAAGGTATGCTGGCCTACAGCGAAACGATCGCCGAAAAGGTGCGTACCGCGTCGCGCGCGCGGCTTGCGGCGCACAAGCCTGTCGCCGCGCCCGCCACCCTGAAAGCCGGGTCGCTGCTGAGTTCCGAAAAGCTGATCGCCATTGGCGCCTCGACGGGCGGCACCGAGGCGATTCGTCACGTGCTGCAACCGCTGCCGCTCAACTGCCCGGCGGTGATTATCACCCAGCATATGCCGCCGGGCTTTACCCGTTCCTTCGCCGAAAGGCTGAACAAACTGTGTCAGATCGGTGTGAAAGAGGCTGAACACGGCGAGCGCGTACTGCCGGGGCACGCTTACATTGCTCCTGGCGATAAGCACATGGAGCTGGCGCGCAGCGGGGCAAACTATCAAATCAAAATTCATGACGGGCCGCCGGTTAACCGGCACCGGCCATCAGTGGATGTGCTGTTTCATTCGGTAGCGATTCATGCGGGGCGCAATGCCGTTGGGGTGATCCTGACGGGAATGGGCAACGACGGCGCTGCCGGTATGTTAGCGATGCGTCAGGCTGGCGCCTGGACCATTGCGCAAAATGAAGCAAGTTGTGTGGTGTTCGGCATGCCGCGCGAGGCCATCAATATGGGTGGCGTAAGCGAAGTGGTCGATCTCAGCCAGGTAAGCCAGCAGATGCTGGCGAAAATCAGTGCCGGACAGGCAATACGTATTTGA
- the cheY gene encoding chemotaxis response regulator CheY has product MADKELKFLVVDDFSTMRRIVRNLLKELGFNNVEEAEDGVDALNKLQAGGFGFVISDWNMPNMDGLELLKTIRADSVMASMPVLMVTAEAKKENIIAAAQAGASGYVVKPFTAATLEEKLNKIFEKLGM; this is encoded by the coding sequence ATGGCGGATAAAGAGCTTAAGTTTTTGGTTGTGGATGACTTTTCCACCATGCGTCGCATCGTGCGTAACCTGCTTAAAGAGCTGGGATTTAACAACGTGGAAGAGGCCGAAGACGGCGTCGACGCGCTGAATAAATTACAGGCGGGCGGCTTTGGTTTTGTTATCTCCGACTGGAACATGCCGAACATGGACGGTCTTGAACTGCTGAAAACCATTCGCGCCGACAGCGTGATGGCCAGTATGCCGGTGCTGATGGTCACGGCGGAAGCGAAGAAAGAGAACATTATTGCGGCGGCGCAGGCCGGGGCCAGCGGTTACGTGGTGAAACCGTTCACCGCCGCGACGCTCGAAGAAAAGCTCAACAAAATCTTTGAGAAACTGGGCATGTAA
- the cheZ gene encoding protein phosphatase CheZ, protein MMQPTVKPTDEHAAGDIIARIGSLTRMLRDSLRELGLDQAIAEAAEAIPDARDRLDYVVQMTAQAAERALNSVEASQPHQDEMEKGAKALSKRWDEWFENPMELADARELVTDTRKFLSDVPEHTSFTNAQLLDIMMAQDFQDLTGQVIKRMMDVIQEIERQLLMVLLENIPEQGARPKRESDSLLNGPQVDTSKAGVVASQDQVDDLLDSLGF, encoded by the coding sequence ATGATGCAACCTACCGTAAAACCCACAGACGAGCACGCTGCCGGGGATATCATCGCCCGCATTGGCAGCCTCACCCGCATGCTGCGCGACAGCCTGCGTGAACTGGGGCTGGACCAGGCGATCGCCGAAGCGGCGGAAGCGATCCCGGATGCTCGCGATCGTCTGGACTATGTGGTGCAGATGACCGCGCAGGCCGCCGAGCGCGCGCTGAACAGCGTTGAGGCATCGCAGCCGCATCAGGATGAGATGGAGAAAGGGGCCAAAGCGCTGAGCAAGCGCTGGGATGAATGGTTTGAAAACCCGATGGAGCTTGCTGACGCCCGCGAGCTGGTCACCGACACGCGTAAATTTCTCAGCGACGTGCCGGAGCACACCAGTTTCACCAACGCGCAGTTGCTCGACATCATGATGGCGCAGGATTTCCAGGATCTGACCGGTCAGGTGATCAAGCGCATGATGGATGTGATTCAGGAGATCGAACGCCAGCTGCTGATGGTGCTGTTGGAGAACATTCCGGAGCAGGGCGCGCGGCCAAAACGTGAAAGCGATAGCCTGCTCAATGGCCCGCAGGTCGATACCAGCAAAGCGGGCGTGGTCGCCAGCCAGGATCAGGTTGACGATCTGCTGGACAGCCTCGGTTTTTAA
- the flhB gene encoding flagellar biosynthesis protein FlhB encodes MSEENDDKTEAPTPHRLEKAREEGQIPRSRELTSLLILLVGVCIIWIGGESLARRLSAMLSAGLRFDHSMVNDPSLILGQIILLIKEAMIALLPLITGVVLVALISPVLLGGLIFSGKSLQPKFSKLNPLPGIKRMFSAQSGAELLKAVLKSTLVGGVTALYLWHKWPQMMRLMAESPITAMGDALDLVGLCALLVVLGVIPMVGFDVIFQIFSHLKKLRMSRQDIRDEFKQSEGDPHVKGRIRQMQRAAARQRMMSDVPNADVIVTNPTHYSVALQYDENKMSAPKVVAKGAGLVALRIREIGAENKIPTLEAPPLARALYRHAEIGQQIPGQLYAAVAEVLAWVLQLKRWRLAGGERPPQPANLPVPEALDFMNEKTTDG; translated from the coding sequence GTGTCTGAAGAGAACGACGACAAAACAGAAGCCCCCACACCCCACCGACTTGAAAAAGCGCGGGAAGAAGGGCAGATCCCCCGTTCCAGAGAGCTGACCTCGCTGCTGATCTTGCTGGTGGGCGTTTGTATTATCTGGATTGGCGGCGAGTCGCTGGCCAGACGGCTCTCTGCGATGCTGTCGGCAGGGCTGCGCTTTGACCACAGTATGGTCAACGATCCCAGTCTGATCCTCGGGCAAATCATTCTGCTGATAAAAGAAGCGATGATCGCGCTGCTGCCGCTGATTACCGGCGTGGTGCTGGTGGCGCTGATCTCGCCGGTGCTGCTCGGCGGGCTGATCTTTAGCGGTAAATCGCTGCAACCGAAATTTTCTAAACTCAATCCGCTGCCCGGCATCAAGCGTATGTTCTCCGCGCAGTCCGGGGCGGAGTTGCTGAAAGCGGTGCTGAAATCGACGCTGGTCGGCGGCGTGACGGCGCTGTATCTGTGGCATAAATGGCCGCAGATGATGCGTCTGATGGCGGAATCGCCCATCACGGCGATGGGCGACGCGCTGGATCTCGTCGGGCTGTGCGCGCTGCTGGTGGTGCTGGGCGTTATCCCGATGGTCGGCTTTGACGTTATCTTCCAGATCTTCAGCCACCTGAAAAAATTACGCATGTCGCGTCAGGATATCCGCGATGAATTCAAACAGAGCGAGGGCGACCCGCATGTGAAAGGGCGCATCCGCCAGATGCAGCGGGCGGCGGCGCGCCAGCGCATGATGAGCGACGTGCCCAACGCTGACGTGATTGTCACTAACCCTACCCACTACTCGGTGGCGTTACAGTATGACGAAAACAAAATGAGCGCGCCAAAAGTGGTCGCCAAAGGGGCGGGACTGGTGGCGCTGCGCATTCGCGAGATTGGCGCGGAAAACAAAATTCCCACTCTGGAAGCGCCGCCGCTGGCGCGCGCGCTTTATCGCCATGCTGAAATTGGTCAGCAAATTCCCGGGCAGCTGTACGCCGCGGTGGCGGAGGTCCTGGCCTGGGTGTTGCAGCTTAAGCGCTGGCGGCTTGCCGGCGGGGAACGCCCACCACAACCTGCAAATCTTCCGGTGCCTGAAGCACTGGATTTTATGAACGAGAAGACTACCGATGGCTAA